AAAAAGGGTTATACAAGTTGGGCGAGACGTTGCGTGACCGGGTCGGCGCGGATGCCTACAAAAACCTTTTCCCTCACTTCCATCTGCTCAGGGGATCGGCCAGAAAAACAATACCAGAATTGGCGGTAGCGTTGCAGGCGGATCTTGTGATTATGGGGACGGTGGCGCGCACGGGTATTTCGGGACTCATCATTGGCAATACCGCCGAGGCTATTCTCGACCAACTCACATGCTCGGTCCTTGCTATCAAGCCTCCTGGATTTATAACGCCGGTGAAGCTGGCTGGATAACATGTTTCGGGCCTGGCAACAGCAGATTGAGCCTGGGTCATAATGAAAGTATATTAAACCGGTCGTTCGTACCGAATTACTCCCCTATCTCAAAGCTTCAAAGACTTTTTACGAGAAATTGGGTTTTCAAGTTTTCCATGGAGACGCGGCACAGAATTGGCTAACAATGAAGAACTGGAATTACGTCATTGGGCTATTTCAGGGGATGTTCGAGAAAAATATTTTGACCTTCAAT
This Anaerolineae bacterium DNA region includes the following protein-coding sequences:
- a CDS encoding universal stress protein, translated to MKSSPPTSKKNAMLHQKGLYKLGETLRDRVGADAYKNLFPHFHLLRGSARKTIPELAVALQADLVIMGTVARTGISGLIIGNTAEAILDQLTCSVLAIKPPGFITPVKLAG